The following coding sequences are from one Capsicum annuum cultivar UCD-10X-F1 chromosome 3, UCD10Xv1.1, whole genome shotgun sequence window:
- the LOC107863049 gene encoding LRR receptor-like serine/threonine-protein kinase GSO2, with product MLSGTLPVEFGNCTSLVEISLVSNFISGEIPSELCNLQNLAKFNAFENRIQGQIPQCIGRISELQELALFENQLTGEIPPGITNMTKLAYLSLAHNNLTGEVPPDLGKNNFPGLIKVDLGYNNFSGQIPSELCHGNRLAVLTLENNRFSGSFPTNIAKCKSVYRVNLFNNHLQGNIPDDIEKNENISYLNVRGNMLAGRIPAAFGYWTKLSEIDLSENMFSGSIPAELGKLQNLVRLSISSNRLTGQIPLQLSYSAKLAEMDLSKNNLSGRIPKEVASSSVLTKLLLQDNKLSGALPDAFSSSQKLVKLQLGDNLLEGPIPCTLSKLREPTFALNLSMNKFSGKIPRCLSNLDNLEILDLSSNDLFGAIPSEMQKMRSLTFLNISFNNLSGQIPDRWEKLLSSHPGFALGNPGLCLSDTEGSNCKQVKKSQEKWKTMAGVISGCVLSMAIIVAAMYLLVTRIWHPILLNKHRLVKCQSGIEDLPDGITFEDIVHATEDWSEKYVIGRGKHGTVYKMESAKSKKLWAVKKVDLAHRAFSDEMRSLNSVRHRNLVRLGGYCMRHGYGFILTEFIPGGTLHDVLHQRKPPVVLNWESRHRIALGVAQGLSYLHYDTVPQIIHRDLKSDNVMLDSEMVPKIGDFGIAKIVSDEENSTNSKIVGTLGYIAPEHAYSVQLTEKSDVYSYGVLLLELFCRKMPVDTSFEEGLDIIFWVRKHLQRSNNFFCFLDEEISLWDVEEQWKALKIVDLALQCAQLEPSTRPAMRDVVRSLVELNKRCKENK from the exons ATGCTTAGTGGTACATTACCAGTAGAATTTGGAAACTGCACTTCTCTTGTTGAGATAAGTCTTGTCAGTAACTTCATCAGCGGGGAAATCCCTTCAGAACTTTGCAACCTCCAAAACCTAGCAAAATTTAATGCATTCGAAAATAGAATTCAGGGACAAATTCCACAATGCATCGGAAGAATAAGCGAACTGCAGGAACTAGCTCTTTTTGAGAACCAACTGACCGGCGAGATACCACCTGGAATCACAAATATGACGAAACTTGCATATCTTTCTTTGGCTCATAATAACCTTACGGGGGAGGTGCCACCTGATCTTGGAAAAAACAATTTTCCTGGCTTAATTAAGGTTGATTTAGGTTATAATAACTTCAGTGGACAGATTCCTTCTGAACTGTGTCATGGGAACAGGCTTGCAGTCCTGACTCTTGAAAACAACCGTTTCAGTGGAAGTTTCCCAACAAATATAGCAAAATGCAAATCTGTATATAGGGTGAACCTTTTCAACAACCATTTGCAGGGGAATATTCCTGATGACATTGAAAAGAATGAGAACATTTCTTACTTGAATGTTCGAGGGAATATGCTTGCAGGAAGGATTCCAGCAGCATTTGGTTACTGGACCAAACTTTCAGAGATTGATCTTTCAGAGAATATGTTTTCTGGTTCCATACCTGCAGAACTTGGGAAGCTGCAAAATCTTGTGAGACTGAGCATTTCTTCTAACAGACTGACAGGACAAATTCCTCTTCAGCTGAGTTACTCCGCAAAACTGGCAGAGATGGATCTCAGCAAAAATAATCTTTCAGGAAGAATTCCAAAGGAAGTTGCATCATCTTCAGTATTGACAAAACTTCTACTCCAGGACAACAAACTTTCTGGTGCTCTACCAGACGCTTTCTCCTCCTCACAAAAGCTTGTAAAACTGCAGCTCGGGGACAACTTGCTTGAAGGGCCAATTCCATGCACTCTGAGTAAACTTAGGGAACCTACTTTTGCACTGAATCTGAGCATGAATAAATTTAGTGGTAAAATTCCTAGGTGTCTGAGCAATCTAGACAATTTAGAAATCCTTGATTTATCAAGCAACGACTTGTTTGGTGCAATACCATCAGAAATGCAAAAGATGAGGTCCCTTACGTTTCTCAACATATCATTTAATAACTTGTCAGGGCAGATACCTGATAGATGGGAAAAGCTGTTAAGCTCACATCCAGGATTTGCCCTGGGAAATCCAGGACTTTGCTTATCAGACACTGAAGGTAGCAACTGCAAGCAAGTgaaaaaatcacaagaaaaatgGAAGACCATGGCTGGGGTAATTAGTGGATGTGTTCTTTCCATGGCAATCATAGTTGCTGCAATGTACTTACTAGTTACTCGCATTTGGCACCCAATCCTTCTGAATAAGCATCGGCTTGTCAAGTGTCAGTCAGGAATTGAAGATCTACCGGATGGTATAACTTTTGAGGACATTGTACATGCAACAGAAGACTGGAGCGAAAAATATGTTATTGGAAGAGGCAAGCATGGAACTGTTTATAAGATGGAATCTGCGAAATCCAAAAAGCTTTGGGCTGTCAAGAAGGTTGACTTAGCTCACAGAGCATTCAGCGATGAAATGAGAAGCCTAAATTCTGTCAGACACCGCAATTTGGTAAGATTGGGAGGATACTGCATGAGACATGGATATGGCTTCATTCTAACAGAATTTATCCCCGGAGGGACTCTTCATGATGTCCTTCACCAGAGAAAACCACCTGTAGTCCTGAACTGGGAGTCCCGCCATCGTATTGCTCTTGGTGTTGCTCAAGGCCTGTCTTACCTTCATTATGATACTGTCCCTCAAATCATTCACAGAGATCTCAAATCAGATAATGTAATGCTGGATTCTGAGATGGTGCCAAAGATTGGTGATTTTGGGATAGCTAAAATAGTATCAGATGAAGAAAACTCAACGAACTCCAAAATTGTTGGGACCCTAGGATACATTGCTCCAG AGCATGCATACTCAGTTCAGTTGACAGAGAAAAGTGATGTCTATAGCTATGGAGTGCTTCTATTGGAGCTCTTCTGCAGAAAAATGCCAGTAGACACCAGCTTTGAAGAAGgattagatattattttctggGTGAGGAAGCACTTGCAGAGAAGCAacaatttcttttgttttcttgatGAAGAAATTAGTCTCTGGGATGTAGAAGAACAATGGAAGGCCCTGAAAATAGTGGATTTGGCCCTTCAATGTGCTCAACTCGAGCCAAGCACCAGGCCTGCAATGAGGGATGTAGTAAGGTCTCTTGTCGAATTAAATAAAAGATGTAAAGAGAATAAATGA
- the LOC124896835 gene encoding receptor-like protein kinase yields MQLIKQVLKRSEMFLFLVNWLLFFANIFAVFLASLPQDSVHLLGFRSVLPEPSQKLLPWDQSVSHCQWKGVTCYSDTTSHVESLNFRDFLLSGILDKAFHNLCHLTRLISLDLSGNHFTGGIPTMLANCSQVDTIRLNDNRFSGSIPPQIFKSRLSTSLQYLGLWNTSLSGNVPKELFDLPNLTQLYIHANNLTGPLPDFPSSCSLSQLHIHHNRFSGSLPISLGNCHNLTAFYATSAHLGGVISPEVFRGLSNLEFLYLLDNNFA; encoded by the exons ATGCAGCTTATCAAGCAAGTGCTTAAGAGGTCAGAAATGTTCTTGTTTCTGGTTAATTGGCTTCTCTTCTTTGCCAATATTTTTGCAGTCTTTTTAGCCTCATTGCCTCAAGATTCTGTTCATTTACTTGGGTTTCGAAGTGTTCTTCCAGAGCCCTCTCAAAAATTGCTTCCTTGGGATCAGTCTGTCTCACACTGCCAATGGAAAGGTGTTACCTGCTATTCAGACACAACTTCTCATGTCGAATCATTGAATTTCAGAGACTTCCTTCTATCTGGAATCTTGGACAAGGCCTTTCATAATCTTTGTCATCTTACTCGCTTGATCTCCCTTGATCTCAGTGGCAACCATTTCACTGGTGGTATCCCCACTATGCTCGCAAACTGCAGCCAAGTTGACACGATTCGCCTCAACGACAACAGGTTTTCAGGATCCATCCCACCACAGATTTTCAAATCAA GACTGTCGACAAGCCTTCAATATCTTGGGCTGTGGAACACTTCCCTTAGTGGAAATGTTCCaaaagagctatttgatttgccaAACTTGACACAACTTTACATCCACGCAAATAATCTAACAGGACCTCTCCCCGACTTCCCATCCTCGTGCTCACTTTCCCAGCTTCATATTCATCATAATCGCTTCTCAGGTTCTTTGCCAATTTCCCTAGGTAATTGTCACAACCTTACTGCATTCTACGCAACATCTGCTCATCTAGGAGGAGTTATTTCCCCAGAGGTTTTTAGGGGCCTTTCTAATCTCGAATTTCTCTATTTACTTGATAACAACTTTGCGTAG